In a genomic window of Streptomyces koelreuteriae:
- a CDS encoding SAV_6107 family HEPN domain-containing protein, translating into MASYHAAAARRRRATGPAPSLTGPASDVHPVLRRATAPPAALDLLAQARSGLDEATALGTPNERYATAHLAALRTAAAVLAARGRPETSTRARTKIRSAWEVLPEIAPELTEWSALFAAGARRRARAEAGIEGAASVRDADDLIRDVSMFLRLVERMLVLQPVLPQPRPDRDRDRNRDRGRDRPEDPGVGRGMPDAG; encoded by the coding sequence ATGGCCAGCTATCACGCAGCCGCCGCCCGCCGGCGCCGCGCCACCGGCCCTGCCCCCTCACTGACCGGCCCCGCGAGCGACGTGCACCCCGTGCTCCGCCGGGCCACGGCCCCGCCCGCCGCCCTCGACCTGCTCGCCCAGGCCCGCTCCGGTCTCGACGAGGCCACCGCCCTGGGCACTCCGAACGAGCGCTACGCGACGGCCCATCTCGCCGCCCTCCGCACCGCCGCCGCCGTCCTCGCGGCCCGGGGGAGGCCCGAGACCTCGACCCGCGCCCGGACCAAGATCAGGAGCGCCTGGGAGGTCCTCCCCGAGATCGCACCCGAACTGACCGAGTGGAGCGCGCTGTTCGCCGCCGGAGCCCGGCGCCGGGCCCGCGCCGAGGCGGGCATCGAGGGCGCGGCGAGCGTCCGGGACGCCGACGACCTGATACGGGACGTGTCGATGTTCCTCCGCCTCGTCGAGCGCATGCTCGTCCTCCAGCCGGTCCTCCCACAGCCGCGCCCGGACCGCGACCGGGACCGGAACCGGGACAGGGGCCGGGACCGGCCGGAGGATCCCGGCGTGGGGAGGGGCATGCCGGACGCCGGCTGA